One window of the Lactococcus lactis genome contains the following:
- a CDS encoding DMT family transporter, which yields MTKFKGIIYASLGAAFFGISSIIAGLLFNRCSIEPGWLVTTRMLFSGLLLLAWLAITKHNIFSVWSSVKSSLRIVAFGIFGVLFAQSSFLLSVYYGNAAIATILQSLGPSIIIIILAIKSKAIPRRLDIIAIFLSLIGVFLLVTNGNIGELSFSASALVWGLLSALGVCAYTLIPCPLIKEHSPLSLVAWALLIGGVISNFLHPVTNLPKNFDQTDLLLVSLIVVVGTLLAYSLYINSLKYTEPHIVGMLGMLEPVTAILISPLFLGVSFLGFQQLGIFVVFLSLFLINFPTKKK from the coding sequence ATGACTAAATTTAAAGGAATTATTTACGCTTCTTTGGGAGCCGCCTTTTTTGGGATTAGTAGTATTATTGCTGGACTCCTCTTTAATCGTTGTTCTATTGAGCCAGGTTGGCTAGTTACCACGCGCATGCTCTTTTCAGGCTTGTTGTTACTTGCTTGGTTAGCAATTACTAAGCACAACATTTTTAGTGTCTGGTCTTCTGTAAAATCAAGTCTAAGAATTGTAGCTTTTGGGATTTTCGGAGTACTTTTTGCACAATCTTCTTTTCTATTATCTGTTTATTATGGAAATGCAGCTATTGCAACTATTTTACAATCCCTAGGTCCCTCCATCATTATTATTATTTTAGCTATCAAAAGTAAAGCAATTCCACGTCGTCTTGATATTATTGCCATTTTTCTTTCTTTAATTGGTGTTTTTCTGCTTGTGACCAATGGAAATATTGGAGAACTTAGTTTTTCAGCTTCTGCTCTTGTTTGGGGGCTTTTATCCGCCCTTGGTGTTTGTGCTTACACTCTTATTCCATGTCCACTTATCAAAGAACACTCTCCTTTAAGCCTTGTTGCTTGGGCCTTATTAATTGGTGGTGTCATTTCTAATTTCTTACATCCAGTCACAAATTTACCTAAAAATTTTGATCAGACTGATTTACTTTTGGTCAGCCTCATCGTTGTTGTTGGAACGCTCTTAGCTTACTCTCTTTATATCAATAGTCTAAAATATACAGAACCTCATATTGTTGGTATGCTTGGAATGCTTGAACCTGTCACCGCTATTTTAATTTCCCCTTTATTCCTAGGCGTTTCATTTTTAGGATTCCAACAGTTAGGTATTTTTGTCGTCTTTCTGTCGCTATTTCTCATAAATTTTCCAACTAAGAAAAAATAA
- a CDS encoding Fur family transcriptional regulator: MEQDLKELLQSHGLKATPQRLIVLEYLIKHQTHPTAEQIHEDLENISLATVYNTLDKLVDSELVIAINDGSKRRYDYYGEPHYHVVNKSTGEIMNVDNFDFRPLMEAARKASGLNITGYKVEIYGVED, encoded by the coding sequence TTGGAACAAGACTTAAAAGAACTATTACAATCTCATGGTTTAAAAGCTACACCACAGCGTCTCATTGTCTTAGAATACCTGATAAAACATCAAACTCACCCAACGGCAGAGCAAATTCACGAAGATTTGGAAAATATTAGCTTAGCAACGGTCTATAATACCCTTGATAAATTGGTTGATAGTGAGTTAGTGATTGCTATAAATGACGGTAGTAAAAGAAGATATGACTACTACGGAGAGCCTCATTATCATGTTGTCAATAAATCGACAGGTGAGATTATGAATGTAGATAATTTTGATTTTCGTCCCCTAATGGAGGCCGCTCGAAAAGCTAGTGGTCTTAATATTACTGGTTACAAAGTTGAAATTTATGGAGTTGAAGATTAA